In the Zingiber officinale cultivar Zhangliang chromosome 5A, Zo_v1.1, whole genome shotgun sequence genome, agaaatttattaattttatctagatcaatattgaccttgtcatctttatcatttgaattttcagatttgtttaggtttaaatttgaatttttaggtttattaattattttcatatttcttgtattttctgaattaatttgatttgttttatcagaaaatatcctaggggtatttttgcaagtattgtcaacTACACTATtgtcacatatattttcagaaatatccaaattaacatgcatattttttaagctactattagcaggggtattttgataaatattactaaccttgagtgcaacccctaattcagtaggtttTTCGTTGGATCTAACTCGAGTCCggattcaattttgacttgatcgtctaactccaacaacttctcgtgaagcttggtcagacaggtccaaaactcgtgggcatcCTTGACTTTTCCTATCTTGCAattaactttgttaggtaataaatctgaaactaactttattCCCTTTTGGTTTGCTTCCGAGTTTTGTGTTGATCTTCTCAGTGCCAAGCTACTATCAAAGTTGTTCATGGAGATGAagctttccatctgcatcctccacaacttgaattcatgtctctcgtacatctcatatggaggtggttcgtggatgctccgttcttctagaagagacattgatcttgcacacaaggaaacaaacaaaaagaatctcaagacttgatcttggattagtaatgctgAAGAAACaatataatatttcactaattaaaaataataaaatattaataaaaatataaaaaatattatttcaaatttgggAAAATGTGATATTTTACTAATATTgactaatggtgaaaagatgaaaaatgaagttttcaaaaatgattttggagggaaaaaatgaaaggcgtaaataatttttaaaatcaaacgatatctattttacttttaaaaaggaCCCCCCTTgcttaattggtggttgcaccaattcagagcagtacccgctctgataccacttgttggatcgtaaattcgatagagggggggggggtgaatatcgattaaaaaaaattctcgaGTAAGCAGTGGAATAATAAATGCGAAAAGaataacacaagtagttttacttgattcggagcctatgtcgactcctactccaaggcccgcacgcaagggtgctttcgatgggtaatccactagcagttcgaaataattGTTTACAATTTAAAGTATAAGAATGCTAATAGAAAAAGACAATACTgacaaaaggaaagaaaaaagagcAGCGCATTGTCAGAGTGTcttcgcaacgtcgcaggagcacataGGAGTAGATCTTTCGTTGTTGTGTCTtgactccagcctttaccctccttatataggaggttcggggcgcctggatcctttcggACGCCCTGAATAAGACGTAGTCGATCCAATCACGAAGCTCCACGTGTTGACGCACGAAATGGATAAAGTTTGCTTCTGGGcacccggatccattccgggcgcctagaccttgttttccagcagcttcattcctgcaagaaaacgttagttcgGAGGCAAATAcaagatatatatcctgcaaaacagagtattagcacagtttaaaatcaaacagaatattaattagatcccgtcttctcgagaccggaatctagtcacgatctcgacttagatatccgaaatggatctaagtcggatcgacgcctaatgttccgggaacgcgtcctcacagtcactctcctccagtgacttatcttcacttacctgccagacgtccggtcatccTTTCGACCCGTCCGGATTTCgtgtcagctacctggtcagcccgtcgacctagctaagtttccctgcaacactgagttagcacagaattaacagaattcaagtataacctagggttacctcctagggttgtctaccttcactcactaggacttccattgtctggcttcactcactaggacttcctctacctagcttcactcaccgggatttccaccacctagcttcacttactagggctcgacttcactcactgggccttccaccacctagcttcactcactagggctcgccttcactcaccgagactttcactttgcctagcctttggttaggacttacctttgctagtcatctagttctgactagacttctctctgccaaacatcaagtcatgtttgggtcaacccttggtcatattgtcaaacattgaaaccctagaggtcaattgcaccaacatgtCTAACATGATTAATCATGTCAAACTAAGCATAATTATATTTTTGAACATGGTTAATCATGTAAGTAATATCAATATGGTTAATCATGCAAGTAATATCAATAtgataattatattaatattctAAATCTATACTTATATTTTCGAACAATGCAAACATAATTATATTTTTGCTCGATTATTGCCGGACGCGACCAAGCAGTGCCGATTGCAGCAGGGCACTGGTCGGCTGTTGATTGACCGCGACCGACACTACTCGACTGCTAATCGCAATCTGGCAGTGTCGGTCGCAGCCTGGTAGTGTCGGCCGCGGCCTGTCAGTGCCGACCGTGGCCTATCAGTGCCGACCATGGCCTGGCAATGCGCAATGCTGGCCACTGTCTAACAGTGCTGGCCAAGGCTTGGTAGTGCCTGTCGGGCGTGACCTAGCAGTGCTTGGCCACCGCAAGAGGAGGAGACCAAGGGGGAGGAGGAGAAGCCGAAGCAGTAGGAAATCGTTGGAGAAGCCGGAGGAGGAGAAACACGAGCAAAGTTCGCATAGGGAAGATCGGTCGTAGGCAAGCCCTAATATCCCAAATATAGTTACGGATTTTTAATCTGTCGCTAATAACGATGGGTAATTAAATTATTCAACGATTCAGTTTACAGACAAAAGATTAGATCCGCATACATAGAAATATAgcaacaaaatatttaattatccgTTGTTATTAGCATTTGAAAAAATTAACATTCGAGTGACATGATGAATCTAAAAAACTAGCATTCTAGCGACAAACAATTGGGAGTATCAATTCGAGTGAATTGAATCAGTTCGGATCTgatcaaaatataaatattataaaaaagaaAATCTCAATTCAAATATGAACACAACTCAAAAACTCTAATTTTGAATCCGAATAATTTGACCAACATGAATAACCCGACCTATccaattaaaaaagatttttttttatattatttttcctataaatttttaattttattttaatatttcattattattgtattaagcctcttaatttttaaaataaaatttaatttaaccctAAAAAATCTTTAAACCCTAAATTTAAATCAATCCAAGTCAACATGAATTCAATCTGATCCtactataatttaaaaaatctcaATTCGAAATCAACCCCAATTCGAAAACCTACCATCCTAATTGGATATTTTCGGATGGGATTATTTTTGAATCCACAAATTGAGCACACAAATTATGCTGAAAAAAGAATATAATATTAAATAGCAATGTAAGGCTGAGAGACGGAGGCCAAACCCGCCATCATCTCGATCCGACAAAGCGGCGTTAGGGGCACATGGCACATGGGAGCGGCAAAACGTATGATCTTATTGCCCTCTTTGTTAACTTTCACATGGTGGCCCACACTCAGCCCATGTTTCAATAATGTGAATTGGAAAAAGTCATGGATGATGAATATGATGATGCCCTACTCCACTGTTCAGATATCGTCTCGGCCCCCGAACTcaattcaatttgttcttgtgttgTCAATTTAAAAATCAGAGATTCCGGCCGCGGCGCGTTAAAGATATTCGAAGGGAATATTCAACCAACCATCACAGAAATGTTTGTTTGGCGGATACAATTAAAAGTGGCTTCCCttccttgaaaaaaaaaaacagaaaaagtAGGCAACAGAAGGACGCGACCTGCCCCAGGCGGTAAGACGACATCACCACCCTTGGCCTACGAAATTCAAAGCTTGCGTTTTTGTAACCGACTAAGGATATGGTTACCGAACGCATCGTAACGCGAAACACTCCGACGGACGAAAGGTAAAGCAAACAGGGATTCAGACGCTCAAGCAACGCATGAACTCCCAATcttcgtcttcctcttcctccctgCTTCCGCCGCTGGCCTCCGAGTCGCTGGTCATGGCGTCCGTGCCCTCGCCGTCGCTGCTGGAACCTGGTGCTTGGGCGGCGGTGCTGTAGTCCAGGTACGGCATCGAATGGAAGGCGTGGGCGAGGGCGTCGAACATGAGAGCATCCCCGGACCCGGCGGCGCACTCCTCAGCGCGGTGTTTGAGGGCGTCGAACATCATCTCCGGCTCATGCTGCATTGCCCGCAGGACGTCGGCGCACGACGGGCCGGGCACCGCTAGCGTCACCGCGAAGCAGTGCGGCCCGTCGGCGTGCGACACCCGCACGACGCTGGGACCCCCGAACAGGTTGTGCAGCCCGCCGAGCGCCTCCTGGTAAGCCCCGCCCAGAAACATCCCCAGGTAGTACCCACCCCCAGCACCGGGGACTCCGCAGAGCTCGTGTAGCAGGAGGCTCGACTGACCGCCGATGAACCTGTCCACCTTGCCGTCGCTGTCACATGTCAGGTCCGAGAGAATACCTTTGACGTCCGGCCGCTGGTCGAGATGGTGAATTGGGATGATAGGGAACAGCTGACCGATAGCCCAGAAATCGGGCATAGAGGTGAACAGAGAGAGATTGACATGGTATGTCTTCACCGGATCGGCCGCCCCTATTTCCTTCGCCACGAGGTCGCACAAGGCATCAACAGCCGCAAGGTGCTCCAGCCCCAGAATGCCCTCCTTGAATTGGTCGACGCACCTCCGCTTCAATTGGTCGGCATAAAGAGCGCAGGTCTCGTACTCGCAACGGAACGCAGCAGCCATCAAGTTGTGGTACTCCGAACGTGCATCGTCTGCGAGCTCATCGAGAAAGTAGGCCAGATTAGGGGCCATGGACGACAATGGCTGAGATTTGCCGGTGCTGGATGAGATCGCTTCGAAGATAAGGACCGAGTGGTGTGACACGAGAGCCCGGCCGCTCTCGCTGCAGATGATGGGATGGCGTACTTGCTTCCTGTCGCAAGCGAACTTCACGGCCCGCACCACAGCGCCGGCGTATTCGTCGAGGCTGTAACTAACGGACATATCCGATCCGCTTGAGTGAGAACCGTCGTAATCAATGCCCAGGCCACCGCCAATGTCAATCACCCGCATAGAAGCCCCAAGCCTTGCGAGCTCACAGTATATTTGGGCGGCCTCGCCGACACCGTCGGAAAGAAGTGCCGTTGACGGAATCTGCGAGCCGATATGGAAGTGCAGGAGTTGAAGACAATCGAGCATCGCAAGTCGCTGAAGCTTGTGCGCAACAGAGAGGATTTGTGCAGTGGTCAGACCGAACTTGCCCTTTTCACCTGAGGTAGATCCAAAATGGCCGGAATGTTTGGTTCTGAGCTTTGCCCGGAGGCCAATCACCGGCCGGACACCGAGCCTCTGGCTAGTTTCCACCACCAAGTCGAGCTCTTCCTCTTGTTCCAGGACGATCACTGTGTTGAGATCCATGCTTCGAGCAATTAGGGCAAGTGCTATGTACTCCTCGTCTTTGTACCCGTTGCAGATGAGGAAAGCCTCAGGGCTTCCCTTGGAGAGGCAGTTCATGGCCAGGAGGAGCTCTGCTTTTGACCCGGCCTCGAGGCCGAACCCAAAAGGCGACCCGAATTCGACGATGTCCTCCACGATGTACCGATCCTGGTTGCACTTCACCGGGTAGACCCCTTGGTAGCGAGAGCTGTAGCCATTAGATTGGATGGCGAACTCGAAGGCGGAGTGGAGGGACTCGAGTCGGTGCTTGAGGACATCAGGAAAGCGGACGAGAAGCGGGAGGCGGAGGCCTAGCCCGCCGGAGAACTTGGGATCGGAAGCCTTCCTCACCACCTTCATCAGATCGATCTCCTGGTGGGGGAGAGTCGCAGTGCCGTAAGGCCGGACGGCTATATCGCCGGCAGAGTTGATGCAGAAGTACGGCACGCCCCAACCATCGATGCGGTAGAGCGCGGCGGAGAGATCAGTGGACCATGGGACGGGACGGTCGGAGACTGCGGCGCCCGCCGTCATCGGAGTGCCGCCAGGGAATGTCCCTGGCGCGGGAAGAGCGCCGTCCCACGCTACGCTGTAGCCAGGAGGCGGAACTGCAGCGTCTACGCAGGCGAGGGCTGACATCCCTTCCCGATCGCGatgaaaatgaataaaaaaacGTTACCCTTTAGATCTCGATGTCAAGATGGGGGCTTTAAAAGCCGCCGAGGCCGGAGCCCCGGCCACCCCCTCAAGCGAAGCAGGAAAGTTCTTAGATGGAGAAGGGAAGCCCGAGCGCGCTAACAGAGGACCGCGCAATCCCCACGCCGGCCGCTCAGAAGAAGGCGGGGACGAAGAGATCGCCGAAAGACGTTATAAAACTACGCCGATCGACCTCCGGAGAAGCAGACAGAGGCGATCTCAAGGAGGAATGGCGGAGGCGAACGGAACCCTAGCGGGAAAAGCGTAGGAAGCGTTATAAACAGCGAGAGGCAAAGAGAGAGCAACGGAAATTGGCGAGCGTTGGAAGCGAGAGAGGAGGGTCTTATATAGTAAAGTCGGGCAACATATACCGGCACCGTTTTATTCGATTTTATCGGATCTGAACCTACCCGCGACCGGTCTCCGCGTGGCCGCTGCGGGTCCCACAACGATCCCTCACCGGTTAGGCCAATCAGCGACGGAGCGGAGTCATCTCGACCGCTCTCTAGAAGCGCGGTGGGTATTTTTTACGGGTGAGGCTCGGAGTGGGACTAGCCGAGGGCTTTGATTGCGCCACGTCGCGAATTTACGACATCATCTTTGCCATAATTGACGCGTCCTTCACGTGGAGTAAAAGCAGCCGATAGGATGGAAACTCCCTCAGCACGTGTCGAATTGCAGTTGGCTCAATGACTGGGGACTAGCTCCGCCTGAGCACTTTCTGTGCAAGGTACAGATTTGGGTAGTTGTGAATATACCCGCATTTgaaaaaattatcttatttatCATCAAAAtccaagaaaatatttaaatattgaaAGATAAAACGGGTGCCTAAAGGCTAGACCAATAGATAGCTGTGGGAGCCCACAAGTCAAGCACATGTGATTGTCTAtatgattttaaataataaaataataatcttttttaatttaattattttaaataaaaatggcAAAAATTAATTGGATatcttattttcatttattaccaTATGAACCTGTCTTCCAAAAATATTCTCATTACCAGAACAATAAAATCGTTAGAATATCATATTAAGTAGTATTTTATCCCTATAgtttaaaaatatcatttaaacttCTTTACTAAagtaaaatgtgaaaaaaaattaaaacataattatatccttagttttttaaagttttttttatagttttatgaggaaaaaattatattaaattgattgaatatttaattataatgaaataaaataaattagtttaaaatatatattttcatcGTCCCGGTTGCCCAGCCTTTGAATACAatgtatattaattattttttttcacttctccctaaatttaaaattttatatccgCCTCTATTCACGATTATATAAGGTTCCGTGAAAATATGTAAAAGTATAATTTTCTTTCCTTACGCGAAAGTGaattttcttcatcttcttcaagctCTTGTG is a window encoding:
- the LOC121980644 gene encoding arginine decarboxylase-like, which codes for MSALACVDAAVPPPGYSVAWDGALPAPGTFPGGTPMTAGAAVSDRPVPWSTDLSAALYRIDGWGVPYFCINSAGDIAVRPYGTATLPHQEIDLMKVVRKASDPKFSGGLGLRLPLLVRFPDVLKHRLESLHSAFEFAIQSNGYSSRYQGVYPVKCNQDRYIVEDIVEFGSPFGFGLEAGSKAELLLAMNCLSKGSPEAFLICNGYKDEEYIALALIARSMDLNTVIVLEQEEELDLVVETSQRLGVRPVIGLRAKLRTKHSGHFGSTSGEKGKFGLTTAQILSVAHKLQRLAMLDCLQLLHFHIGSQIPSTALLSDGVGEAAQIYCELARLGASMRVIDIGGGLGIDYDGSHSSGSDMSVSYSLDEYAGAVVRAVKFACDRKQVRHPIICSESGRALVSHHSVLIFEAISSSTGKSQPLSSMAPNLAYFLDELADDARSEYHNLMAAAFRCEYETCALYADQLKRRCVDQFKEGILGLEHLAAVDALCDLVAKEIGAADPVKTYHVNLSLFTSMPDFWAIGQLFPIIPIHHLDQRPDVKGILSDLTCDSDGKVDRFIGGQSSLLLHELCGVPGAGGGYYLGMFLGGAYQEALGGLHNLFGGPSVVRVSHADGPHCFAVTLAVPGPSCADVLRAMQHEPEMMFDALKHRAEECAAGSGDALMFDALAHAFHSMPYLDYSTAAQAPGSSSDGEGTDAMTSDSEASGGSREEEEDEDWEFMRCLSV